The following nucleotide sequence is from Psychroflexus torquis ATCC 700755.
GACCGTTTCTGGTGCGATAAGCAGCTGTGGGTTATCATTCAATAGAGGTTGGGTCAAGTCTACTAAATCTTTAGAAATCCCCTGATCATTTGTATTATACTTTTCAGTATAAGGATTTATATTGGGTTGAAGAACAATAGTTTCGATACTGTTGTCAACACTAGTATCGGGTTTTAAAAGAAGGCTAATACCTATAGGGATACCTATAAGCAATGCAAGTCTTATTCCACTTTTCACTATAATTTTTGAATCTTTATGTTGTAAATAAAGAATAAGCCCCTTTAAGATGATGAAATTACTGGCTAAAATCCAAAGGCTACCACCAAAAGTACCTGTATACTCATACCATTGTATCAATGAGATATCATTAGCAAAGACATTTCCTAAATTCAACCAAGGCCACGAAAATTCCCAGCCCAAATGCAATTTCTCGAAACTGAGCCATAACACAATAAAAAAGGAGGAAGCCGCTGTAAAAGCAACTCGTTTTGCGACAATATGATAAATTAAAAAGACAAGAGTCATCAATAAGGAGTTAGCAAGTATTGCGAAAATACCTCCAAAGGGTGTTGAGTAGTAAAGCCAAAAGGTGGTAATACTATTCCACATGAGAAAACTTAAATACGCATGTCCAAAAACTTTGAGTTTTATTCTGTGAGTATGAGTTGTTCTAATGGTAAATTCAGCAAAAAGTAAAGGGACGAAACCAATAAAACTCAAGACACTCCATCCATTGGTTGGCCAGCTTAAGGCAAGGATTAAACCTGAGGCAACAGCTAAAAGAATAGTTTTCAATATAATTTTTTTTTCAAATTTAGTTTAAAAATTAGGGTTTCAAAAAGAATTTAATCAAAACAAGATATGATACCAATTTAGCATCCAAATGTCGGATAAAATCAGTTTCTTTTTCACTTATTAATCGTCACATCAATGGAAGACACTCCAATGTTCTTATCGGAGACATGAGTTTAATTGGTCCAAGACCAGAGCGGCCCGAGGTGGTATTATTCGTCGAAAGCTAACACGTCCTTGGAATTAAAACCAACTTTAATGGTTTTTCCCAGAACAGGCTCATTAGTGACTACCGTTAAATGCTCTCCGTTGTCTAACTTAAGGAGTAATTGAGAATGAGTGCCAAGAAAAGTTCTCTTTAAAATCTCAGCTTCAGAAACATAGTCACAATCCTTATTGACTGTAAGATTTTCATTTCTTATCGCATGGCAACAATCTTCTTTTAATGGACATTTAAAAGCAATTTGTAGCCCCTTATTAAGCTGAACGGTATTTCCAAATAGTGAAGCGACATAGATAGATTGTGGTTTTTTATACAATTCAGAAGCCTCGTCCTTTTGTACCAATTTACCATTTTGTAAAATCAAAATCTCATCGGCAACAGCTAGCGCGTCCTGAGTATCATGTGTAACGAAAATTGCAGTGACCCCTGTTTTTTTAATAATATTAAAAACCTCATTTCTTAAGCGGTACCTCATCATAGAGTCTAGATTGCTAAAGGGCTCGTCCAATATTAAAACAGAAGGCTTCGGCGCTAGGGCTCTAGCTAGGGCTACTCGCTGTTGTTGTCCTCCAGATAATTCATGTGGATAGCGCTTTTCATAGCCTTTTAGACCAACGAGTTCTAAGGTATCTAAAGCTCTTTCTTTCTTAGCTTTAGACGTTTTAATCCCATAAACAACATTTTCCAGAACTGAAAGATGTGGAAAAAGAGCATATTCCTGGAAGACCATACCTACATCTCTCTTCTCTGGAGCTATGTTTTTCTTTATCGAGGCCACCAATTTATTTTCAATATGAATTTCACCAGAATCTAATTCTTCTAATCCTGCAATTAGTCGAATTAAGGTTGTTTTTCCACTCCCACTTTCACCAACAACTGCACAGATATCTCCTTTGTTGACAAAAAAGTTGACATTGTCCAAAGCTTTCACCTTTCCTTGATCGAAGGACTTAGTGAGGTTTTTTATGGTAAGAGTTGTTTGCATTCTTCAAAAGTAATTTATTTAAAAAAATAGCGGGGACCAAAGCCGTTAATATTATTAAAAGAGATGGAAGAGCGGCAGATCTCACCATTTCATCGCTGGCATATTCAAAAGCTTTTACAGCTAGGGTATTTACATTATAAGGCTTCATTATGAGGGTTAAAGGCAGTTCTTTTAAGATATCTATAAATACTAAAATGAATGCACTGAGTAAACCCGCTCTTATAAGGGGGAATTCTATTTTAAAAAAAGTTCTAAAATTTCCTTTACCTAAAACTTTGGAAGAATCGGATAAGCTTTTATCAATTTTTAGACTTGAGGATTCTAGAGGTTGATAAGCAACAGCTAAGAATCTTACCACGTAAGCGTATACCAAGGCGATAAGAGTCGCATTCAAGACTAGTTTTGACGTAATTCCTTGCTCAATAAGCCATTTATCTAAATAAATACTTGGAATTAGGACACCGATAGCGATAATAGTTCCCGGTATGGCATACCCCATAACGCCCAGTTTCGATGTGGTTTTTAAAAAACCAATTTTATTCCATTTAGAGAAGAATAGGAGGAGGAGGGCGATCAAAACAGTCATCAAAGAAGTCAAGAAAGCGATACCGAAACTCTGTAAGGTTATTCCGATAAAATCGATACTCCATACCTTTGTAAAGGTCTGTGAAACCCAGAAAAGCAATTGTGTTACAGGAAGAAAAAAACCCATAAAAACTGGTAAAAGGCATATGAGGCTAAAGACTATTTGTTTTCTTTTTGTGGGTTTTATTCTTGAATTATGCTGTTGTTTTGAGGTTTTAGCCGAGGTGAACTTTATGTGTCGTCTTTGCCATTTTTCAAAAATGATGAGTCCAAAGACGATGACCAAAAGTATAGCTGATAAATAGATGGCTGTTTCTGGTTCTCCAAGAGAGAACCAAGATCTAAAAATACCTGTGGTAAACGTACTGACTCCATAATAGCTTGCAGCTCCATAATCATTTAAAACTTCCATTAATACTAAAACCAATCCAGCAATAATGGCAGGGCGAGCTAAGGGAAGAATTAATTTAAAAAATGATTTAAATTCAGTGATCCCCAGCATTCTTGAGGCTTCAAGTAAATTAGTTGCTTGTGCTAAGAAAAAAGTTCTGCTACTTACGTAGACATAAGGAAATAAAGATATACTTAAAACAAAGGACAAGCCATATATGTTCATGAAATCAATACTGAAGTTTTCAATACCCAATAGTTCAATTGCAGAAGAAAATAGTCCAGAATAACCAAATATTCCAGCATAAGAGTAAGCCATTATATAAGCTGGTATGGAAAGTGGTAATATTAATAGCCATTCTAATTGTTTTCTAAATGGAAATTCAAACCTAGAGACCAACCAAGCAGTTGTTACCCCAAAAACGATAACGAATACAGAGCATAAAAGGGAAAGTACAAATGAGTTTACTAGATAATCTACAAGGACATAATTTACAATATGTGCCCAGCTCTCTCCTGGTCCATCAAAAAGTTTAAAGATGACCGTTAATATGGGAATAGCTACCGCAGCAACTATCAAAACCAAGAAAAGAGACCATTTATTAAGGTCTCTTTTAAATTTATAAAATCTGTCAGTTATCTTCAAGGGCTACTTATTTCCAACCTACTTTATCAAATATAATGACAGCGTCTTTATTATTTTCTCCCAATTCATTCAATTGAAGAGTATCTTCTTTGAAACTTCCCCAGTTTTTAAGAATTTTTGCGGGTTCAACATTTCTATTGATAGGGTATTCATAATTTGATCCTGCGAATATTTTTTGAGCTTCTTCCTGTAGAAGGAACTCTATAAATTTTATTGCATTTTCTTTATGAGGAGCATACTTAGCAACACCAATACCACTTACATTAACATGAGTTCCTGATGTATCTTGGTTAGGAAAAAATATGCCTACACTATTTCCAGCCTCTAGCTCACTCTCATCTTCAGAGTTTAATAATTTTCCTATATAGTAGGTATTTACTATGGCAAGGTCTCCTTCATTATTAGCCACGGCCTTCACTTGATCTCTGTCATTCCCTTTTGGAGATCTAGCCATATTTTCAACTAAACCATTAGCCCACTCTTCAGCAAAATCTTTACTTTGGTTCGATATTAGAGAGGCTAAAAGGGATTGATTATAAATGTTAGAAGAACTTCTCACCAAAATTTTATTTTTCCACTTTTCAGATGTTAAATCTTCGTAAGTTGATAAATCATTTGGATCGACTCTGTCTTTGGAATATACTATCACTCTTGCTCTTTTGGTAAGACCAACCCATTGTTTATCTGTATCTCTCAAGTTGGCTGGGACGATAGAATCAATAAGTGAATTTGAAATAGGTTGAAGTAAACCTTCAGACTTAGCTCTGTACAATCTTCCAGCATCTACAGTAATAAGAACATCTGCAGGAGACTGTTTCCCTTCCAATTTCATTTTTTGGATAAGTTCATCTGCACTTGCGTTGACTACATTTAATTTAATGTCATTTTGCTTTTCAAAAAGTTTAAAAAGCGCTTGATCCGATTCATAATGTCTGTGTGTATAAACGGTAAGTTCTTCAACTTTCTCTTCTTTTGGTTCTGATTTACAACCTAAAACAAAAGCTACCATAATTATCGCATAAAAATAATTCTTCATATCTCTTTTTTTACAAATTTAGATATCTATATTTATTTAGACTCATTATTAATAAAAAATTTGATAAAAAAAATGGTCTCTTGGGATAGAGACCATCAAACTTTTTGACAACAATTACTACATTGCAGTAACATGTTTGGTTAACTGCGATTTTAAATTGGATGCTTTATTATTGTGAATAATATTCTTTTTAGCCAATTTGTCAATCATAGACATGATTTGTGGAAGACTTTTGGTCGCCTCAGATTTATCTTCTGTAGATTTCAATCTTTTGATAGCATTACGAGCTGTTTTGTGTTGATAGCGATTTCTTAGTCGCTTAGCGTCGTTGCTTCTTATTCTTTTTAATGCTGATTTATGATTAGCCATAATTTTAAATATAAAATTTTAATAGTAGTCCGTAGGGGAATCGAACCCCTGTTACCAGGATGAAAACCTGGCGTCCTAACCCCTAGACGAACGGACCGCGTTAATAATGATTAATGAACTTATGTTAGTAGTCCGTAGGGGAATCGAACCCCTGTTACCAGGATGAAAACCTGGCGTCCTAACCCCTAGACGAACGGACCTTAATTTAGCGAGTGCAAAAATAACTAATTATTTAAATTGAACAAATATTTTTCCTGAAAATTAATAAGCTTTTGCAAATAAAACGCGTTGCTTAGATTCTTTTCCTGAAAACACACACTTTCCAGTCTCTTTTGTTTGCTCTAGAGGGATACATCTAATGGTGGCTTTAGTTAGCCCTTTAATCTTCTCTTCGGTCTCCGAAGTCCCGTCCCAATGGGCAAAGAGGAAGCCTCCTTTGGAATTTAAAACATCTTTAAACTCTTCAAAAGTATCTACTTTAGTGATATGATCGTCTCTAAAAGCCTCAGCTTTAATAAATAAATCGTGTTGAATATCTTTCAAAAGATTTTCTATAACCACTGTTAAACCTTCCTGATTTTCAAAAGTTTTGGATAATGTATCTCTTCTGGCCAGTTCTACAGTTCCTTTTTCTAAATCTTTAGGTCCAATAGCTATTCTTAACGGAATACCTTTTAATTCATATTCAGCAAACTTCCAACCTGGTTTATGCGTCGTTCTGTTATCAAATTTCACTCGAACTCCTTTTGACTTAAGATCATTTGCTATGAGATTTGCCTTTTCGCTAACGAGTTCTAATTGCTCTTCATTTTTGAAAATAGGGACAATAACGACTTGGATAGGTGCTAAGTTGGGAGGTAACACCAGCCCGTTATCATCGGAGTGGGTCATGACCAAAGCCCCCATAAGTCGTGTTGAAACTCCCCAGCTTGTTGCCCATACATATTCTTGTTTGCCTTGATCTGAAGTGAATTTCACATTAAAAGCTTTTGCGAAATTTTCACCTAGAAAGTGAGAAGTTCCTGCTTGTAAAGCTTTTCCATCTTGCATTAAGGCTTCTATACAATACGTTTCTTCAGCACCGGCAAATTTTTCGCTTTCAGATTTTATCCCCTGTATGACTGGTATCGCCATAAATTTTTCAACAAAATTCGCGTAAAGAGTATTGATGAGTTCTGCTTCTTCAACCGCTTCTGTTTTGGTAGCATGAGCTGTATGACCTTCTTGCCATAGAAACTCTGTCGTTCTTAAAAATAGACGAGTTCTCATTTCCCATCTTACAACATTAGCCCATTGATTTATTTTTAAAGGTAAATCTCTGTAAGATTGTATCCAGCCCTTAAATGTATTCCAAATAACGGCCTCAGAAGTCGGCCTCACCACTAACTCTTCATCTAGTTTAGCTTCTGGATCTACTCTTAATTTTCCAGGACGATCTGGGTCACTTTGCAATCTATAATGGGTCACGACTGCACATTCTTTGGCAAAACCTTCAGCATTTTTTTCTTCAGCTTCAAATAAAGATTTTGGGACGAATAGAGGGAAGTATGCATTCTCGTGACCAGTATCTTTAAACTTAGAGTCCAATTCAGCTTGTATTTTTTCCCATATGGCATATCCGTATGGTTTTATCGTCATGCAACCTCTCACAGCAGAATTTTCTGCGAGATCAGCTTTTACCACCAATTCATTATACCATTTAGAATAATCTTCTTCTCTTCGTGTTAGGCTCTTTCCCATTTTATTTCATTTGGCACAAATGTTGCACCCGTGTTAATAGTTATACTAGTTAGCGCAAAACTAACTAAATTTGATAATAGTAATTACAAAAACCACAAGTTATGATACAATCAAGCAAAATTTTTAGCCCATTTTTATTAGGAATGCTATCTGTGGTTTTCTTGACTTCGTGTTCGTCTTACAGAAATGTAAATTCTACTAGTGATGGAATTTATGGACCTAGCGTCCCTTCTGAGACTAGAAGGTCAGTCTCTAACGAGAATTTACAACAAAGAAGAGTTGACCCATCAAATGTTACTCAAAAAACATCTGATACCTATTCAAAATTTTTTTCTGATCAAGGTCAGATGATATCTGAAGCGAGAAACTCCAACAATGAAGTTTTTACAGACATAGATAATTATTCCTCAGATACCATAACTTACCCTAAGGAAGAGCGATATTATGAAGAGCCTATTTATAACGAAAATAATGCAGGTTGGGGAACCAATCCTTCATCTGTAACTATAAATTACATCGACAACGGATTTAATGGAATGGGTATGGGAGGTTTTGGTTTTGGAAACCCTTTCTTCGGAGGAGGATGGGGAGGATTCGGTGGAGGATTTGGTGGATTTGGAGGAGGGTTTTACGGCCCAGGTTTTGGCTTTGGTAATCCTTTCTTTGGTGGATTCGGAGGGTTTGGAGGAGGATTTTACGGTCCAGGCTTTGGCTTTGGTAACCCTTTTTTTGGTGGTTTTGGAGGCTTTTATGGTAGAAACTATGGCTATGCCAACTCTTATAGAGGTAACTCAAGATCGCGGAACTTATCTAGAAGTGATTATGCTAACAACAGATCTAATATATCTCGAGCAAATTCAAGTAGATCGAGATCTAATGTGACTAGAGCATCGTCTAACAGGTCTAACGTAGGCAGGACTTCTAGATCTAATTCTTCTAGATATTCTAACAGAGTGAACAACCCTAGAAATGTAGGGGCTAGAAGCTCTTCCAATTATTCTAGAGTTGGAATCCGAAACTCAAATAATGTGAATGCAGGACGAAGCTCTACGTATAGGAACTCATCTTCTAGAGCTACATCGAATAGAGGTGTAAGATCCTCAGGAAATTCTTCACGAAGTTCTGGAGTAAATAGAAGCTCGGGTTCATCTAGAAGTTCTGGTATGAGAAGCTCTGGTTCATCCAGAAGTTCTGGAGGCAGAAGTAGTGGGGGCAGAAGCTCTGGTGGTCGAGGTGGAAGAAGATAATGTGAAATTCAAAAACAATTAATGATGAAATATTTTTTAGTCCCTTTTATGCTTTTGAGTTTCAGTATAATGGCTCAGGATATCACAGATGCCCTTAGATTTTCCACTCAGGAAATAAATGGAACCGCTAGATATACAGCTATGGGTGGAGCTTTTGGGGCTTTGGGAGGAGATATCTCAGCTATCAATATCAACCCTGCAAGTTCCGCTGTTTTTTTAACTAATAAATTTTCAGGGTCTGTAGATTTTACATCAATTAATAATGATTCCTTCTACGGAAATAATTCAATCCTCAGTTCTACTAGTGAGACCGATTTTGATTTAAATCAAATTGGGGCTGTATTTGTATTTGAAACCAATAATGAGAATGCAGTGTTCGATAAGTTAACCTTAGGGTTTTCATACAATAGAACCAATACTTTTGATGATGAGTTGAGATTTCAAGGGAATAATTCTGAAAGTATTTCAGATTATTTTTTGAATAGAGCACAGGGAGTCCCCTTGGATTTATTAACACCTAGATCTGGGGAGAGCGTCGCTGAACTTTATCAGTTTTTAGGCGAGGATGAAGGGTTTGGTGCCCAGCAGGCTTTTTTAGGTTATGAAGCTTTTTTAATCAATGCAGAAGATCCACTAGATTCTCAAAATACAAGTTATTTATCTAACGTTTTTGGTAATAATTTTAGTCAAAACTATTTTGAACAAACCAGAGGTAGCTCTGGTAAATATACCCTTAACGGCGGAGGTCAGATCGGTGACAGAATTCATCTAGGAGTTAACTTTAATCTTCACTTTTTGGACTACAGAAGATTAACTCGTCTCGATGAATTTAATTCAGAGCTCACAGGAATTAATGATATATTTTTTGATAATGAATTGAGAACTCGTGGGAGCGGAATTTCCCTACAAGTAGGAGGGATATTTAAAGTGACTGAGGGATGGAGATTAGGATTTACATACGACACGCCTACTTGGATGAACATTTCTGATGAGCTTTCACAAAGATTAGAAACGGTTAGCGCTAGTCAAGATGTAGCCATTGTAGATCCAAATGTGATAAATATCTATCCAGATTACAACTTTAAAACACCAGGACGTGTGTCTTTAAGTACAGCTTATGTTTTTGGAGTTTCGGGTTTGCTTAGCTTCGACTATAGCTATAAAGATTTTTCCGCTATGGAATTTACTTCCGACGGTTTTGATATTCAAAATCAAGATATTACGAACCTAATAACAGGCGCTGCTACTTATAATTTTGGTGGGGAGTATAGGATTCTTAATACTAGCCTTCGTGCGGGATACTTCCTACAAGAGAGTCCATATAATAATAAGGCACTTTTGGATGATACGGTTGGATATTCGTTTGGTTTAGGCTTTTCGTTAGGGAATACGACTTTAGATCTATCTTATCAACGTATGGAACAAGACAGACAAAACATTTTGTATCAAACTGATTTTTCTCAAGAAGCGCAGGTTCAAAGTGTTTTTAATAATTATATGCTTACGCTCACGTTTGATTTATAAATTTCATAATATCAAAACTATTTTTTCTAGAGCATATCTTACAAAATCTTATTTTCGCTAAAAATATTTTCGATGGACATTTTTTTAGTGATAATAGGATTAATCCTTTTGGTAATTGGTGGAGAGTTTTTAGTGAGGTCATCTGTTGCTTTGTCTTTTAAATTCAACATTTCAAAAATGATCATTGGACTCACTGTAGTCTCTTTTGCTACATCATCTCCAGAGTTACTAGTTAGCCTGCAAGCTGCGTTGTCCGGCTATTCTGATATCTCCCTTGGAAATGTCATTGGCTCCAATATTGCAAACATCGGTTTGGTATTGGGGTTGACGGCTATCATTTCGTCTATGGATACCGACAGTGACTTTATAAAGTTCAATTGGCCGGTCATGATGATTCTAACAGGAATGATGTATCTCTTTTTATATACTGGAAAGAATATTTCAAGATTAGAAGGAGGGGCTCTTCTTCTAGTTATTGTAGTTTTTCTAGGGGTGCTCATTAAAAAAGCCACAACAAAAGGGGCTAAATCCGAAAGTGAAGTCGATCCAAGCCTAGAACAGACCTCTGGATTTAAAATTATATTGTGGTTGCTTATTGGAGCTGCTGGGCTTTATTTTGGATCAGAATGGCTTGTAGATGGTGCAGTAGGTATAGCTCAATCTTATGAAGTGAGTGAAAGAGTCATCTCGGTAACCATGATCGCAATTGGGACAAGCGTGCCAGAGCTTGCAGCTTCCGTAATTGCTGCTTTAAAGCAGGAAAAAGGTTTATCATTAGGAAATCTAATAGGGTCCAATATCTTCAATATTGGTTCTGTTATTGGGCTTACCGCAATAATTCAGCCTATTTTTCTTCAGTCTGAAGAAGTCTTGACCAATGATATTTTTTGGATGATAGGCTTTTCACTTATTCTTGCCCCCTTGATTTTTATACCACCAAAAAAAGTTATTTCTAGATATAAAGGAGTTATATTATTCTTAGCCTACATTTTATTTATTCTACTAGCCTTTCGTTCTTAATAAAAAATGGGGGGTGCGTGATGGTTTTAATTAGTTTAAGAGATTACCCCCCTTATTTTTGATATGGTAATTGAAAATTAATTACATTTGGTGCGTAAAAATCAAAAACGTATTATGGCTATTTTAAGATTCAATGCATTAAAAGAAACACTTCATAGAACTCCTGTTAAGATTCAAGAGGACGAGAGACGTTCAGATATGTTTGGTAGAAACGTCTTTAATCAAAAGGCAATGCGTCAGTATTTAACTAAAGATGCTTATGAAAGCCTAAAAAACGCTACCGAGAATGGTCAAAAAATAGACCGGTTACTTGCAGAAAATATTTCTGCGGGTATGAAAGAGTGGGCGATTTCAAAAGGAGCTACACATTATACACACTGGTTTCAACCACTTACGGGTTCTACAGCTGAAAAGCATGATGCTTTTTTTGAAACCACAGAGGATGGTGGTGCTATGGAAAAATTTAGCGGTTCTCAATTAGTTCAACAAGAACCAGATGCTTCTAGTTTACCAAACGGAGGGATTAGAAATACTTTTGAAGCTAGAGGATATACTGCTTGGGATCCTTCATCTCCAGCATTTGTTTGGGGTCCAACTTTATGTATTCCAACAATATTCGTGTCCTACACGGGAGAAGCTTTAGATTATAAAACACCTTTATTGCGTTCGGTTTCTGCTTTAGATAAAGCAGCTACAGATGTCGTGAGGTACTTTGATAAAAAAGTCAGTAAAGTCATAACGACATTAGGCTGGGAGCAAGAGTATTTTTTAGTAGATTCTGCATTAGCTTCCACAAGACCAGATTTGATGATGTCTGGTAGAACACTTCTTGGTCACTCTCCAGCAAAGGGCCAGCAATTGGATGATCACTATTTTGGATCTATTCCGAGTCGCGTGCTCAATTATATGAGAGATTTGGAAAGAGAATGTATGCTTCTAGGGATTCCCGTAAAAACAAGGCATAACGAAGTAGCACCAAATCAATTTGAATTAGCGCCTATTTTTGAAGAAGTCAACTTAGCTGTAGACCACAACTCCTTATTGATGGACGTCATGGATAAAGTTGCAGAACGTCATTATTTTAAAGTTCTTTTCCATGAAAAACCATTTCAGGGAGTTAACGGGAGCGGAAAACATAATAACTGGTCTTTAGCAACCGATTCAGGTTCAAATTTATTGAGCCCAGGTAAAACCCCTATGAAAAACATGAGGTTTCTCACTTTTTTTATAAATACAATTAAAGCATTTTATGAAAACGAGGAACTTATAAGAGCAACAATAGCTTCAGCATCCAACGATCATAGGCTAGGAGCTAATGAAGCTCCTCCTGCTGTAATGTCGGTTTTTATAGGCTCTCAACTTACAAAAGTACTTGATGAACTGGAAAAAGTAACAAATGGT
It contains:
- a CDS encoding glutamine synthetase III, with product MAILRFNALKETLHRTPVKIQEDERRSDMFGRNVFNQKAMRQYLTKDAYESLKNATENGQKIDRLLAENISAGMKEWAISKGATHYTHWFQPLTGSTAEKHDAFFETTEDGGAMEKFSGSQLVQQEPDASSLPNGGIRNTFEARGYTAWDPSSPAFVWGPTLCIPTIFVSYTGEALDYKTPLLRSVSALDKAATDVVRYFDKKVSKVITTLGWEQEYFLVDSALASTRPDLMMSGRTLLGHSPAKGQQLDDHYFGSIPSRVLNYMRDLERECMLLGIPVKTRHNEVAPNQFELAPIFEEVNLAVDHNSLLMDVMDKVAERHYFKVLFHEKPFQGVNGSGKHNNWSLATDSGSNLLSPGKTPMKNMRFLTFFINTIKAFYENEELIRATIASASNDHRLGANEAPPAVMSVFIGSQLTKVLDELEKVTNGKLSPEEKTELKLNVVGKIPEILLDNTDRNRTSPFAFTGNKFELRAVGSTANCADPMTVLNAIVAKQLIEFKVEVDGLISDKKMKKDDAIFNVLREYIKSSKKIRFEGDGYGDAWQKEAEKRGLSNYRTTPEALKAKISKKAIDLFGGLNIMNEIEVKARYEIEIEDYSKHIQIEGRVLGDIARNHIIPTAIKYQNILIENVKGLKEIYGSNFKGQAKQQMNIIEAISEHIEKINEEVDQMINARKQANLIEDPTEKAFAYCDNVKPYFDDIRYHCDKLELMVDDEIWPLTKYRELLFTK